The DNA window aTAAAGAAGATTATCTTTCCCTAGCAGGAGCATCCTGAAATCTTCTCCCTTGGTTATGGTTTTAAGTTTTACTAGGCTGAACTATTTTGagtggagagaaaacaaaatacctgTGAAGTTATGCTTGaggttttaaatattcaaagacaaaataaaataagtaaaaattcTGTAGCAATCTAGGGCTTACATACTACAATACCATGTACTCGTATTTGCACATCTATACAAATTGTCCTACTTCAACATACCTCAGAGGATTAAAGAATATATACTTATCTGATATTTCCAAATGTTTAGCCATGTATTGATGTTTTATTCatagatgatttttaaattagatgaTGCATTGGAAGGAGGGATAAATTTCTTGCTGGTATTAAATTTCCTGATTGTAAAGATTGTAAAGAAAGTACTTGAAATTCGCTGTTGTAGTCAGAAGCAGCTAGGTCATATTTTTAGACTGATAGGAAAATAAACTGCATGGCTCATCAAGATATTTTAAGAATGTTCCTAATTTATGTGCATGATAATTTTTGTTGCAATCAATGGGACTAAACATGTGCTTACAGTCAAGTACAAGTCTGTCTTGTATTACAAAGGCGTTTGATATGCACTAAGGAATGCCTGAAAGATGACTTAAGCACTGAATAATACctatgtttaattttaataatctgCTAAAATAGTAACAAACATTGAACAACTCAAGCAGAGTCTACACATTGTCTGTTTTGTCATAAGAAAATAGTCCCAGTCACAACATTAGGTAATCCTCAATTCTAAGAAGTAAGATTTCCAGTACACTCTGCTAGACCGgttgaaaactgtatttattcaaaacacagctagaaattttcaaaaataggaaaaaaaaaatataaaatccgTTGCTAAACTAGGATATATGTTTTTCATaaagtaaagatttttaatttatatctcATTTAAGATTATGTctaatgcttataaatatttttcgCTATTAAAAATCTAAGAAATTGCCTAAATGAAAAAGTTTCATTGGACGTATTTCTGACCCTACTGAATTCAGCTGGAGCCGCACTGTTGATGTAGGTAAAACAAGAGTTTACTGAATGTATATggaagttgttgggttttgggattttacattattataaagcattctaaaatgttttgggtttgtgtttgaaAGACAAGATGCAATCTTTTATCCACTTTGAAGTGTTTATAAGGAATGAAAATAGGTAgatgaaaatgtttcactttaAGCTACAGTAAAGATTCCTTGGAGCCAGGAGGAAATTTAACCTAGATTCAACATCCAGCTCTACTGTACTCTTATGAAAATTCTTCAAGGTCTGTAGCAGCTTCTGATAAcacttttaatggaaaaattgaTTTAAGAGAAGTGTCCTCAATATACTTGCTtgctttcaatttattttgtcCCGTACTGTCTCATGTTCTCAGTTTTCAGCATACCATGGATTGTCATCTTTGGTTCCTGAACAAACCAATCAATTTTACGTTATACTCAGGTATGTATCACAGAATTTTAACCTTTATTTTAACTCTTCtgtgaacattttaaatgacaCAAACCAAAGTTTCATCACCATTATTTAACATGATGATGAGTCAAATTGGTCTGATCCCCCACTAACCACGATTTTGTATTTAGCAGTTTGCCAGCTGCATTCAAATGCAGGGAACTGGTTTCATGTAGACTAGATCCTGCAAGAGTCGTTCCAAGGGAGATGAATATTGGGCAGTCTTCATGCCACAGCAGCTGTTGAAGGCATCTTCAACCACCTAAACAGAGAGTGAAACAATACTAGATTATGTGGTTGCATTTGTAATCAGGATACCTGCTGAACTGAAATACTCATGTTTTAAGTGAAGGAAACATAGttaaagaaagataaatgaTGCAAAACATTCCTTTTGAATCTTATGTTCCTTCCAACTTTACCACTGGAAAGGGCTGAGAAATACTTCATGAGGGAgtgaagagaagcagcatggaagaaaaagatatggATGCATGGGAATATGGAGATAATAGTAAGAGCAGCAGTGCTCAAGAAGAGGACAAGCAGAAGCAGCTATTGCTAATGCCACAATCATTGATTTTTTCATGAGCACCAAGAGTACAAACATAAACACAGCCTggctttttcctctgaaatttgaAGAGCCTCCAACGTAGAACATTGACGTTGACTTCATTAATTACCTACTTCATTCACACtttaatacaagaaaaatctATAATATGCATGAGGAAAGCTTGAGAAATGCTGACTtgaatttttcaaatgcattttttttctcccattctcCTGCTGACAATAAATATCAGGAAGAGTGAGTGCCCTCTTTCCTGCATTGATGGAAAacttttctgatgttttataCACGAACTTGGAGCTTTTTAAGTATTCCAAAGATAGGTCAGGCTGACACAAAggtatttttcccattttgttaCCTGAATGTTAAAGTTAAGCAAATGTTAAAAGaatataaacaaacagaacCTCGAATTTAAAACTCTGAGGTTAAAAGTCACTATGCCCCACCTCAGAGGTGCTGCAGCGCCTATTGAAATAAATTCTGGGACCAGCTTGCAATTGTCCACTGGGACGCCAGTACCTCCCAAACCCAAATAATCACAGAACTACCTCCccctacaaaaaataaaataaaggccACATAGCACTAGTGTAGCTTCCtagttaaaaatgtaaatcaatCTGTGGCTAACCAAGTGCTTCTGTAAATTATTAGCTATTgcttaagcaaaataaatttggagACAATACGAAAGAACAATCCTGTGCCCTTTCTGCCTAATCTATAATCCGTTAGAGCTGGGTTGATGCAATCATTTTATGAAGCACTTAGAGAGCAGAGAGCATAGTGCAAATAGCAACTCTCCGGGAATGCAGGACTgccttcctctgaaaaaaatgcagtaagagTTCAAAATACCACGGTGACCACcttgttttcttccccccacacacaaTTTGCAATCACTAAATCACTTGGAGGCAGTTGTAATATGAGCAgaatacagcattttctttttcgGCTCTGCAAAATGTGTTGTAGGCCAAAGGACAACGttttaaaggctttaaaaatcCCAGCTCCGGAACTGGAGGATCGGATGGGGATTGCTTAAAACAGAAGGAGGTTACTGACATCATTAGTATTGACAGTGTGGCAACATGCTtacacagtaacaaaaaaacctcagcccTTCTCAGTACATGTAATTGGTTCCAGTTTGTCTATGGCATGTCATATATGTGTGACATTGGTAATACTCCCATGAGTAAGCAACACAGGGTAGTGATCAAAGACCAGATAAACGTCATCAACCTTTGTGTCTGGATCTTATTTCATGCACTCAATCTCACTAGATGGTTGATCAAGTCATTAAACTGCTGGTTTTGTATGCCTCAGAAGGGTTTCTCTAATCATCAACAGCCATGCCTTCCACTTTTTGGTAAAACATGCATATGCGTTTACAAGGCTTCTAGCCCCATGACCACATGCTGTGTCCTCTTTGGTCTCAGacatttgggattttttcttttctttagtttttagGTCTTTCAAGGGCTCTCCATCTTAATGGGGATAGAACTTGAATGTGGGACAAGTCTGCTGCAAGCAACAACCAGTTTCCTTCTCCAGAAGTAGCAGGTTCCTCTGCATCCTAAAGCTCAGTTCAGCCAAATTAGCGTCTCCAAAGGTTCCTACTGCACGTTGTTGATGAAGCCCACATGTTCTCAGAACTAAGCTATCTACTCCAGCTGCTCACACCAGAGTGTTCCTTCATGATAAATCCTTTTATCTGGGGTGTACAACATATATTCCCAGCAAGTAAGGACCAAGACCTGCGTGTGGCTGTTCTCCataagcagaagcaaaggaagcGCAGTGTTGATGACAAAAGGTTTTCCAGCcattcagtttcctttttctgtaacagctgcggagaaaagaaacaaaccctgGATCCTTCCTAGCCTCTGCTTACTAATTCCCATACTCTTTTCAATGGCTGCAGTAGCTCTGCCCCCATGTCTCTGGAAACTTCAGACCGCTGACTGGATAGGAagaatcagtatttttaatttttttcacaacatTACAATACACTCTGATGAGTTTACCTTTCTTAATATAATATCAATTAATTACTTTGCATACTTTTATCATTCTgattctttaatgaaaaaaccttaaaattttACAAACTGCTTTtacttaagaagaaaaagaaggtgacAAATAGATTTCCTCTTTCTGACAAATAGATTTGTCAGACTGAATGGTAAAGCATGCTTGATGTTTCCAAATCCCATATCCAAATTAGCAATGCAATCAGAAACAATCATTTGATTGCAAAATCTTTAGATGTTACAATGGGTTTTCATGATAGTTGACAAAGCAGGACTGGAATCCACTGCTGCTGCACTGAAGCAGAGTGTTTGATCATACAGTATGAACATGGTAGCACTTTTCTCTATGGCATGGAAAACTCAAGAACTTTTCCATATTTCTCTAAGTTAAGCTGTGGCCCAGTATCCAAGAGCTTGCCACCACCATTTCAAGGTGAACAAGAAAAAGTTGGGCCCGTGTTATGTCAGCACAGAATCTCTTTGGTAAGATCTGGCCAAGTAAGGAGAAGCAATTGAAGTAGACcacatctcattttctgctcttacattctttttttggttATGTTTCCCAattcaattacattttaaaatttggctatagcaagaaaacacagataaaataaGAAGTGAAGAGTCACTGAGCAAAGTGTCTTCTCTTGCCAGGTCATTGAGCTGAGGCATAAAATAAGGAGAAGGAAAGTACTTCTGTGTCCTGTGGTACACGCACGCGTCTCCTAGCAGATGCTCAGTTCTAGGATCTTTGTGTTATCAGCTGCACTCCTAACACTTTGCCAAGGAAAAGATGCAGATACTGTGtgtctttttctgaagctgaagCGGAAGCATCTGAGTTAGCAAACACATGACGGCCTCCATGCAACAATCCGTACAGCTGAAAATGGAGCAGGCAGAATTCCTCGCAGGAGTTAGAGAATACATCTACTCCTCTCTGACCCTCACTAATGCCTTGTAACAGTAGCAAGAAGTGGAAAAGCACTTCAGtctcacttaaaatatttagacaGATATTGCTGATTATACAGATAATTGCTGATATGCAGATAATGCTGCATCTGGAAGCCCCGGtgtcccctcttcctcctgtaCGACACAGGACTTGTGTCCTGTACCTATAATAGCGTTTGGGAAGGGGACACGCTGCCTGTCCAGGAGTGACTGAGTTTCCACACGCCTccatcagctgctcctcacGGTTTTGGACGGGTCCCTTTCCCATCTGACCCCACACGCCCTGCCTGACCGACAGCGCGGGGGTAAGGTGACACCGAAGGCGCCCGTGTGGTGAGGCGAGCGATGCCGGTGGCCGTACCGCGAAGGAGCTGGTCCTGCCGGCCGGCTGGCTGAGATGGCCCACACCGCCCAGGGCCGGGCCTCGCCGCTTCCCTCAGGATTTCCTCCCCCGCGAAGAGGCTATAgccgccgcggcccggcccggctcggcggCCCGTTTGCGGAAGGAGGCCGGCCGCCCGCAGCCCGCTTCTCCGTGCCGAGCCCGGTCCCGGCCCCTCCAAGCCGAAGCCGGCCTCGGGTCCCCGCCCGCGCCCCGCAGGCCTCGGCGGCCGGGACGGGGGCGGTCCGGGGGCGGTGCGGGGATGGTGCCGGCGGCGCTGTAGCGCGGAGCGGTCCGCGGTCGGCGGCAGCGGGAGAcgggcagcagctcctccttctcctcctccctctgagCCGGGGTGGGCTCGGCCGCGGCAGCCGGGGTGCGctgcgctgccctgccctgccctgccctacCCTGCCGTGCCGCCCCGCCTGTGCGATGGACTGGCAGGTGCTGACCAGGGAGCTCTCCCTCTACCTGGAGAGCCAGGTCCGCGTGGGGCTTTTCGGCTCCGGCGTGGGTTTGTCCCTGGTGCTGGGCTTCGGCGTCGCCTACGCCTGCTACTACCTCAGCAGCATCGCCAAGGTGagcgggagggcggcggggcgggcgggctcCGCAGGTGTCCCGCCAAGGGGGGATCGTCCCGCGAAGGTCACCTCCATCCACCCCTCTTGGGGGAGGCAGCCGGCGCCCTTCTGGCGAGGGGAGCTGCGGCACCTGAAATGcctgggcgggggggagggagggcgcAGCGCCCGCCTCGTCCTCACACCCCCGGTCCTTCCTCTGGAGGTGCCAGCTCCGGCTGGCCGAAAGCCCGCTCGTCCCCCCTGCACAGGCCCATCTCTGCCGTCGGGCCGGGCCGCGcagcccacccccccgcccgccggggttgttgccccccccccgccttgaACCGCTGAGGCGTTTCCTCCATAGGGGCCCGCCGGTCGCCCCCAGGGGCCGGCCGGCCTGAGGGAACACCCGTCCGATCGTGCCCGgcctgggagaggaaggggctCCGGCCTCAGGCGTCCCCAAAATGTAGTTGTACCAGGGGGAGAGCTTGGCCCCGGGGGATGGTTTGGAAAGCAAAGTCGGGAGCACTCCCTCCACAACAAAAACCCGACCTCTTCTGTGGTTTACTAACAGGGCAGGTGATACAGTAGTTTGCTGCCCTTGTGTCTGTCCTCAGTACCATTATAAACACCTTTGGAGCCTCTTTCGCAGTGTTTTGGGGGCTAGGACACTGCTGGGCATCTTCTTGTCAGTAGTGGTTTCACAGGTAAATTAAGCATTCGCAAATTACTTGGATACAGTGAGCCTGATCTGATCTACAGTGGCCCCGTGGTGAGAGCACCTCGTTGAATGCTTAATCAACTGAAAATATGCATATCAAAAGATTTATGACTGTTGAAGACATGTGTTGCCACAGTCCTTCACAGAACCGCTGAGAACGTAGCCTTCCTCTTCATCCAGAAGAGGGTACTTGATTTTggtcagaggagaaaaatgaagggTTAGGAGGATGTGCCGCTGCCGCTATGTATGTGTAACAGTTTTTCTTCAAAGCGTCTATTATTTTCCAGTTAATGCTTGTGCATTGGAGAGTCAGTGTAAAAGAGAAGTTTAAGAAATGTGGTTGCTAAAATGTGAGCCCTTTGGTATACAGGGATTTCCACGTTAACTGGTATACAAACAGAAGCTGtgagaaaaatctctgtatgCAGAGCATTATTAGACATGAGTAACCAATGCAGTTATGTTCTGTAGTATGAGATGGGAGGAGGAATGTCCTACCAGGTTAAAATAGGTACTGCAGGTGCACAAAGTACAGGGATTAAGCATCATTTCTGTGCAGTGCAAGAAAATTGATTCAGTAAAATCTTTCTCACCTACTGTGAGACAGTGTGGCTTTGATTCTTAAGTGAAAGGTATGATGCATATTATTAGAAACAGGTAAGGAATCCATAATGTTGAGTGGGTTTCACTTTTCAGTTGGGCATTTTGACAATTTGTTTGGTGTTGTTTTACTTATCTCTTTAtcatgaaaggaaaaggcattGCAAATGATAATATGAAAGAAACCAGTTTACTGGGAGAGGATTTAAACAggctttcatttatttgtttgtttgtttgtttatattttttgtttgttttatatgaATGCCTAGGCCTGACTGTAGTCTCTCTCCCTAGAAACCCCAGCTGGTGGCCAGCAACGACCGTTTCTGCCGCTTTCTTGAGGAATATTGCCCTGTTGTGACAGAAACTTACTATCCCACGATTTGGTGCTGGGAAGGTCGGGTGCAGACACTCCTGCGTCCCTTTATCACCTCTAGACCCCAAGTACAGTACAGGAAGTAAGTATCTTTCTTCTGGAAAGTGATTGATATTGTAGCCAGTGGTTACCTTACTCTGACTGTGTCACAGCTACCCTCATTGCTCAAGCTTgtgccctttttttttgctttacacCTGCCTTTACAACTCCATCCTAGGCTTGGAACCATCTCTATCCTGGATTCAATATACAGTAGGTTCCCAAAAGGTCAAGGTTCCCAAATGGCCCTAATTTAGCTCAGAGAGTTCTGGAGCACTGAAATATTGGTGACAATATAGGAACTGATATGGTTATATGTTCACAGGATCACACAATGGTTGAGGTTGggaaggacctctggaggtcacctagtccaacccctctgctcaagcagggccacccagATCCAGTTGCCCcagaccatgtccagatggcttttgaatatcccCAAGGATGTtgactccacaacctccctggacaacctgtgctagtgctcagtcaccctcacagtgaaaaagtgtttcctgatattcagagggaacctcctgtgtctcaggttgtgcccattgcctctggtcctgacactgggcaccactgacaaaagcctggctctgtcctctttgcaccctcccttcacATATTTAAACACATTGGTAAGAccccccctgagccttctcttctccaagctgagcagtcccagctctctcagcctttcctcataggagagatgctccagttccttCATTATCTTTCTGGacctttgctggactctctccagtatgtccatgtctcccTTGCACTGGGagcattgctggctcacgttcaCCCTGCTGTCCAGCAGGACCCCCACATTCTTTTCAGCCAAGCTACTTTGCAGACAGTcagcccccagcctgtgctggggcaCGGAGTTGTTCCTTTTCAGGTGCTGAACTTTGCACTTCCCCTCGTTGAACTTCATTCCTGCCAACCCATTTCTTCAGCCCgctgaggtccctctggatggcagcataATCACCTGGTGTATCAAATATTCTGGTGATTGAATGCCATAATTTTGCAAAGGTCATGCAATCACTGTCCATCGAACCAACATGTTCAACCTTAACCATAGGATGGTTAAGGATGtttcaaaaacataaaacttcTGGGATTTTCAGAATAACTTTCACCTGTGGGGTTTATCTTGTGTTCTTTCACACCTAAATtctaagagggaaaaaacccttatATTTATTGTTTGTCCTCAGCTGATCTCTCTCACCCAGAAATGAGACTTAGTTTGGCAAATGAGGCATTTGGCACTAGACCTAAGGAGAAGTACTTTTATGCGCCGGAACCTGGATGCAGCACAAGTTGTTTCAGCTCTGCTTGCACGGTAGAATAGATTTAGCATTTAGCAGCTTCCCTTAGTATTAGTAACTAGGAAACATTTCAATGGTATGGCCATGTCCACTTTTTCTAGCCCTTCTTGTATACTCTCTATTTCAAGGTTTGTGAGGGAAGAAACGTAGTTCCATGGGGCAATGCTTATTTTGCACCATTTGAGATTGTGTTGGCAGTACATTCCCATTACTGAAAAAGGGCAAAGCTGAGCTAAAGAGTCCAACAAGGCTGATGAGCTTTAAAATCTGGAGTAGGTGCTATCAAGacttccaaatgaaaaatcaaatgcaagGTAGGCTTAAATTTTGGTAGTTCCTATACCAACTCTCGTACAATGTCATCATTGCCAGAGAAGAGGGAGGATGCTGcatgtttctaaaaaaagactgaaaccttcttttcattatttaatgaaTGGGATATTATCATATTTGCTGCATTCTTAGCATATATGGTTTAAGAGTGCATTCTAGCGAAGTTTGTGGAGATACAAGGTGAAAGATATAGGAGTATGTGTCTGTGTTCTGCGTAAATAAAACTTAACAAAGTGCTTTGCATTAtacatgctgctgctttggctgaagagaaaaaactgATAGGTGTTTAACACACTGCCCAGTGTGCTGTCAAAAGATTCTCAGATGATCCAAAGAAAAACTAGAGTACACAAGCCTATATAAAATAGAAGGCAATGCCTTCACATTAGTTATGATCTTCTAGTCCATCAGCAGCTATCCATGTAAGGCCAGCTCTTCATTTACCGTAAACGGGAATCGTTCTGCAAACTGTGCTAACTCATGTCAGCTGGAGGCATGTCTCTTTCTGAATGACAAACATGCAAACATACCTAGTTAAGGTTTTAAATACCTTTGAGtattaaaacataattaaaaatgcagaattgaTACCTAGTAATTTATACACTGTAAGCACTTAATAgtatgcatgtattttaaaatctaatcaGTGCTGTCTTGAAATGTGCCTTTCAGTGAGCTCATTAAAACAGCAGATGGAGGACAGATTTCATTGGATTGGTTTGATAATAATGACAGCTTATATTATCCGGATGCCAGCACAAGACCCACTGTCCTGTTATTGCCTGGCCTTACAGGAACGAGCAAGGAATCCTACATTCTTCATATGATCCATCAAAGCGAAACGCTGGGATATAGGTGCTGTTGTATTTCATTGCTAGTATTTCGCTTCTACTAATAAGATCAAATAtaagtatatgtatatataaggTGCCTTCCTACAGCAAATGAAATCTAAAGACATTAGTTTATGTCAGACggtattattattgttactaaTAACAATGGTGGAATTATGTAACAGGCAGTACATTCAGAAGGGCGGTTTTAGTATCTACAGATGTGCCCCAGAGATTGCAGTGAAAGCAAGCTAAGTCTGTAtaggcctttgctgctgctgctgcttcttaaaCTATAATACCAGTATTTGTGTTACCTTTACACTTTCTAGAGAAGGGGTTTGTGATCAGCTCCAAGAAGCCTCATGTGGATGGGTTGCTGGCAGCAGGCCTCGGAGAAGGTCAGCTTCTGAATCCCAAAATTGCTTGATTCAGCAAGCCTCAAATTTGTGAGTGCAGAAAAGCGAACCAGCCTGCTCTTACTGGTGGTGGTTAAGGAAGAGGTTTGTCACCTCTTATTGTCACTGCTTAATTTAGTTTTGTTATTAAGGCTTCTGGTCAGAGTTGGGTAAAATAAGTGGATTAGTCGATGAGTAGATTCCTTTATGTAatcattgctgctgctgggctttaAAATAAGTTGTCATTGTTCCAGGATCTGTATTTGGAATATTACATATTGTCTTTGCAGATTGGTACTGGCTATAGTAAGTTCttcaaatatgtatatatgtgctTTTATCTACATGTCTGGCTATCTCTTCTCTGTTTGGAGGCTTGGGTAACTGCTTTACTAAATTATGAAAGCAAAGTAGCACTTCAACTGTTCAAAGTACTTTTGAAGTCACTTTAAAACCTACCAGTAAAAAATATCAGAGGAGGAAAGCCTTCAAATCAACAACTTCTTACTATTAATTGTTTAAGTATTCCTGGAAGAAATATCTGTACTTGATCACCTAAGAAAAGAAGGTATAGCATTAAAAAGGAGAGCTTTAGGTCAGATTTCAACAGAATgctataattttgtttttaaacagcaacattggaaaaaaataccaaaagaagTAATTTGTCATACCTTTAACCcatctaaaatacaaaattattacagTGACATGGTAGAAGAGTAATAGAAAAGTAAGATTTATTAAGAAAGCATAGATCCTTAAATCACAGTAATACTGCTGGAAAATTCAGAGACTCCCATCAGCATAGTATaccagaccaaaaaaaaaaaaaaaaatcccatcccCAAGAACCTGCAACTTAGTTGCAGCTGTC is part of the Balearica regulorum gibbericeps isolate bBalReg1 chromosome 2, bBalReg1.pri, whole genome shotgun sequence genome and encodes:
- the ABHD3 gene encoding phospholipase ABHD3 isoform X2; the protein is MAHTAQGRASPLPSGFPPPRRGYSRRGPARLGGPFAEGGRPPAARFSVPSPVPAPPSRSRPRVPARAPQASAAGTGAVRGRCGDGAGGAVARSGPRSAAAGDGQQLLLLLLPLSRGGLGRGSRGALRCPALPCPTLPCRPACAMDWQVLTRELSLYLESQVRVGLFGSGVGLSLVLGFGVAYACYYLSSIAKKPQLVASNDRFCRFLEEYCPVVTETYYPTIWCWEGRVQTLLRPFITSRPQVQYRNELIKTADGGQISLDWFDNNDSLYYPDASTRPTVLLLPGLTGTSKESYILHMIHQSETLGYRCVVFNNRGIAGEELLTPRTYCAANTEDLEAVIHHVHSLHPSAPFMAAGVSMGGHRQMLEKLFDMDLVMKARTVREFDKQFTSVMFGYRTIDDYYEDASPCRKLKSVGIPVLCLNSVDDVFSPGHAIPVEAAKQNANVALVLTSCGGHIGFLEGIWPRKCTYMDRVFKQFVQAIFEHGNKFFSM
- the ABHD3 gene encoding phospholipase ABHD3 isoform X1, which codes for MAHTAQGRASPLPSGFPPPRRGYSRRGPARLGGPFAEGGRPPAARFSVPSPVPAPPSRSRPRVPARAPQASAAGTGAVRGRCGDGAGGAVARSGPRSAAAGDGQQLLLLLLPLSRGGLGRGSRGALRCPALPCPTLPCRPACAMDWQVLTRELSLYLESQVRVGLFGSGVGLSLVLGFGVAYACYYLSSIAKKPQLVASNDRFCRFLEEYCPVVTETYYPTIWCWEGRVQTLLRPFITSRPQVQYRNELIKTADGGQISLDWFDNNDSLYYPDASTRPTVLLLPGLTGTSKESYILHMIHQSETLGYRCVVFNNRGIAGEELLTPRTYCAANTEDLEAVIHHVHSLHPSAPFMAAGVSMGGMLLLNYLGKTGRDTPLMAAAIFSAGWNVFESVESLEKPLNWLLFNYYLTTCLQSSISRHRQMLEKLFDMDLVMKARTVREFDKQFTSVMFGYRTIDDYYEDASPCRKLKSVGIPVLCLNSVDDVFSPGHAIPVEAAKQNANVALVLTSCGGHIGFLEGIWPRKCTYMDRVFKQFVQAIFEHGNKFFSM